The Puntigrus tetrazona isolate hp1 chromosome 19, ASM1883169v1, whole genome shotgun sequence genome has a segment encoding these proteins:
- the pbxip1a gene encoding cell cycle progression protein 1 isoform X3, with amino-acid sequence MGAVQSHKRAMSDNSTGSTGSSSNSWTLLSPEEAAADPTSPVDDGTESIGDAPSLSEEIAGSSLEMRSHDPETPMVETVLSEEGHQVSASPPICQETSPDFFEEMAASGHTDVELDPEIHAPVIHDTITSSPPDSDLLGAVPFSIATESAFQFSEESVLDVPTEEDVADIFPGQHVPVQESPAPEPEPKITSTPQPFREMSFSPDVLVSPIPEISDSSAVPVLDIHADVHPAPETPPLAPPSETDTGIGSTIESLAPDSLYPETIGLVETDEEPTFEKEEIELPEKFPDVIREPESLGPELPAEDDGLRLRHVQPTILLKRSSDEEEEEEEEFNLPARKEEKRGFSLNQLIVGALVLLCVGSFFFSDDFDGTELSDQELLDKLAQENKQINILEAQIESQKGELDRALKMAADMQSTEKGALENENVKLKEQLSDLPGLKEELQTLRARVAELTKLTVQDDLPQQLPVSGPASTGESIPEVTEKHWDKKEELKRQKTLLEESRKRLEGMKKQGWNKQGLRESLVEMQKRLSKQVDQLGKREDWKRKHQEHKGEKKEWGRKKEHDSRWKKDEAERGKEWKHGKDKQKDHLKKYKEEWDHKRDERRQERERRQKERPWENKPSKHHHHHHHHHHHHHHEQVDFWKHQEEKLRRNRHPVEGCHGVSNCADAEGLVPVKLAEFQELLEVYLNKLDGVPQESKESLSRLAAQFFSGGVFAHDRMLFSEFAEDVADILEDLADGLEDKRHGNDSLEEEMEEFEKEALLQFAAPLA; translated from the exons GTGCTGTGCAGAGCCACAAGAGGGCCATGTCTGATAACAGCACCGGCAGCACTGGGTCATCCAGTAATAGCTGGACTTTGCTGTCTCCAGAG gAGGCTGCTGCGGACCCCACTTCACCAGTGGATGATGGGACGGAGAGTATTGGAGATGCACCCAGTCTTTCAGAGGAAATCGCAG GAAGCTCTTTGGAGATGAGGTCACATGACCCCGAAACGCCAATGGTGGAGACTGTTTTGTCAGAGGAGGGTCACCAGGTCAGTGCATCACCACCG ATTTGCCAGGAAACATCTCCAGATTTCTTTGAGGAAATGGCAGCTTCTGGTCATACCGATGTTGAGCTTGATCCTGAGATCCACGCTCCTGTCATCCATGACACAATCACCAGTTCTCCGCCTGACAGTGACCTTCTGGGCGCTGTTCCCTTCAGCATCGCTACAGAATCAGCCTTTCAGTTTTCAGAGGAGTCGGTCCTTGACGTACCCACCGAAGAGGACGTTGCTGATATCTTCCCTGGCCAGCATGTTCCAGTCCAAGAGAGCCCCGCCCCTGAGCCAGAGCCCAAAATCACCTCCACTCCCCAACCATTCAGAGAAATGAGCTTTTCTCCAGATGTTCTTGTGAGCCCCATCCCTGAAATCAGTGATTCTTCTGCAGTCCCTGTGCTGGATATTCATGCTGATGTACATCCTGCTCCTGAAACTCCGCCTCTGGCCCCGCCCTCTGAGACAGACACAGGAATTGGTTCCACAATAGAAAGCCTTGCCCCCGACAGCCTTTACCCTGAAACAATTGGTTTGGTTGAAACTGATGAGGAGCCTACCTTTGAGAAAGAAGAGATAGAGCTACCAGAGAAATTCCCAGATGTTATCAGAGAGCCag AATCCCTTGGTCCTGAACTTCCAGCAGAAGACGACGGCCTGAGGCTCCGACACGTGCAACCTACCATATTGTTGAAGCGAAGCTCAgacgaggaggaagaggaagaggaggaattCAACCTGCCAGCGAGGAAAGAGGAGAAACGAGGTTTCTCTTTGAATCAGCTGATAGTGGGAGCTTTGGTCCTGCTCTGTGTCGGATCGTTCTTTTTCTCCg ATGATTTTGATGGTACAGAATTAAGCGACCAG GAACTTCTTGATAAACTTGCTCAagagaataaacaaataaatatattagagGCTCAGATTGAG tcGCAGAAAGGAGAGTTGGACCGGGCTCTGAAAATGGCAGCAGATATGCAAAGCACTGAAAAGGGAGCGCTGGAAAATGAGAACGTTAAATTGAAAGAACAACTGTCTGATCTGCCTGGGTTAAAAGAAGAACTACAGACGCTGAGAGCGAGAGTTGCTGAGCTCACAAAGCTTACCG ttcaAGACGATCTACCACAACAGCTCCCCGTCTCTGGTCCAGCATCCACTGGCGAGTCTATTCCAGAAGTCACTGAAAAACACTGGGATAAGAAAGAAGAACTCAAGCGTCAGAAAACCCTTTTGGAGGAAAGTCGGAAGAGGTTGGAAGGAATGAAGAAACAGGGCTGGAACAAGCAGGGTTTGAGGGAGAGCTTGGTGGAGATGCAGAAGAGACTCTCGAAACAGGTGGATCAGCTGGGCAAGCGGGAAGACTGGAAGAGGAAACACCAAGAGCACAAAGGAGAAAAGAAGGAATGgggcagaaagaaagaacacGACAGTCGCTGGAAGAAGGACGAGGCGGAAAGGGGAAAAGAGTGGAAGCATGGTAAAGACAAACAGAAAGACCATCTCAAGAAGTACAAAGAAGAGTGGGACCACAAGAGGGATGAGAGAaggcaagagagagaaaggagacaGAAGGAAAGACCTTGGGAGAACAAACCTTCAaagcatcatcatcaccaccaccaccatcatcatcatcaccaccatgAGCAGGTAGACTTCTGGAAACACCAAGAAGAGAAGCTCAGGAGGAACCGACATCCCGTTGAAGGCTGCCATGGAGTATCCAACTGCGCCGATGCAGAGGGACTTGTTCCAGTAAAGCTTGCAGAGTTTCAGGAGCTTCTTGAGGTCTACCTGAACAAACTAGATGGTGTCCCGCAGGAAAGCAAGGAGTCTCTCAGCCGCCTCGCTGCACAGTTCTTCAGCGGCGGCGTTTTTGCCCACGACAGAATGCTCTTCAGCGAGTTCGCCGAGGATGTCGCGGATATCCTGGAAGATCTGGCAGATGGTTTAGAAGACAAGCGGCATGGAAACGATTCCCTCGAAGAAGAGATGGAGGAGTTTGAGAAAGAGGCTCTGCTACAGTTTGCAGCCCCTTTGGCATAA
- the pbxip1a gene encoding pre-B-cell leukemia transcription factor-interacting protein 1 isoform X4, with translation MSDNSTGSTGSSSNSWTLLSPEEAAADPTSPVDDGTESIGDAPSLSEEIAGSSLEMRSHDPETPMVETVLSEEGHQVSASPPICQETSPDFFEEMAASGHTDVELDPEIHAPVIHDTITSSPPDSDLLGAVPFSIATESAFQFSEESVLDVPTEEDVADIFPGQHVPVQESPAPEPEPKITSTPQPFREMSFSPDVLVSPIPEISDSSAVPVLDIHADVHPAPETPPLAPPSETDTGIGSTIESLAPDSLYPETIGLVETDEEPTFEKEEIELPEKFPDVIREPESLGPELPAEDDGLRLRHVQPTILLKRSSDEEEEEEEEFNLPARKEEKRGFSLNQLIVGALVLLCVGSFFFSGSVVDLTDDDFDGTELSDQELLDKLAQENKQINILEAQIESQKGELDRALKMAADMQSTEKGALENENVKLKEQLSDLPGLKEELQTLRARVAELTKLTVQDDLPQQLPVSGPASTGESIPEVTEKHWDKKEELKRQKTLLEESRKRLEGMKKQGWNKQGLRESLVEMQKRLSKQVDQLGKREDWKRKHQEHKGEKKEWGRKKEHDSRWKKDEAERGKEWKHGKDKQKDHLKKYKEEWDHKRDERRQERERRQKERPWENKPSKHHHHHHHHHHHHHHEQVDFWKHQEEKLRRNRHPVEGCHGVSNCADAEGLVPVKLAEFQELLEVYLNKLDGVPQESKESLSRLAAQFFSGGVFAHDRMLFSEFAEDVADILEDLADGLEDKRHGNDSLEEEMEEFEKEALLQFAAPLA, from the exons ATGTCTGATAACAGCACCGGCAGCACTGGGTCATCCAGTAATAGCTGGACTTTGCTGTCTCCAGAG gAGGCTGCTGCGGACCCCACTTCACCAGTGGATGATGGGACGGAGAGTATTGGAGATGCACCCAGTCTTTCAGAGGAAATCGCAG GAAGCTCTTTGGAGATGAGGTCACATGACCCCGAAACGCCAATGGTGGAGACTGTTTTGTCAGAGGAGGGTCACCAGGTCAGTGCATCACCACCG ATTTGCCAGGAAACATCTCCAGATTTCTTTGAGGAAATGGCAGCTTCTGGTCATACCGATGTTGAGCTTGATCCTGAGATCCACGCTCCTGTCATCCATGACACAATCACCAGTTCTCCGCCTGACAGTGACCTTCTGGGCGCTGTTCCCTTCAGCATCGCTACAGAATCAGCCTTTCAGTTTTCAGAGGAGTCGGTCCTTGACGTACCCACCGAAGAGGACGTTGCTGATATCTTCCCTGGCCAGCATGTTCCAGTCCAAGAGAGCCCCGCCCCTGAGCCAGAGCCCAAAATCACCTCCACTCCCCAACCATTCAGAGAAATGAGCTTTTCTCCAGATGTTCTTGTGAGCCCCATCCCTGAAATCAGTGATTCTTCTGCAGTCCCTGTGCTGGATATTCATGCTGATGTACATCCTGCTCCTGAAACTCCGCCTCTGGCCCCGCCCTCTGAGACAGACACAGGAATTGGTTCCACAATAGAAAGCCTTGCCCCCGACAGCCTTTACCCTGAAACAATTGGTTTGGTTGAAACTGATGAGGAGCCTACCTTTGAGAAAGAAGAGATAGAGCTACCAGAGAAATTCCCAGATGTTATCAGAGAGCCag AATCCCTTGGTCCTGAACTTCCAGCAGAAGACGACGGCCTGAGGCTCCGACACGTGCAACCTACCATATTGTTGAAGCGAAGCTCAgacgaggaggaagaggaagaggaggaattCAACCTGCCAGCGAGGAAAGAGGAGAAACGAGGTTTCTCTTTGAATCAGCTGATAGTGGGAGCTTTGGTCCTGCTCTGTGTCGGATCGTTCTTTTTCTCCg GTTCTGTGGTTGATCTGACTGATG ATGATTTTGATGGTACAGAATTAAGCGACCAG GAACTTCTTGATAAACTTGCTCAagagaataaacaaataaatatattagagGCTCAGATTGAG tcGCAGAAAGGAGAGTTGGACCGGGCTCTGAAAATGGCAGCAGATATGCAAAGCACTGAAAAGGGAGCGCTGGAAAATGAGAACGTTAAATTGAAAGAACAACTGTCTGATCTGCCTGGGTTAAAAGAAGAACTACAGACGCTGAGAGCGAGAGTTGCTGAGCTCACAAAGCTTACCG ttcaAGACGATCTACCACAACAGCTCCCCGTCTCTGGTCCAGCATCCACTGGCGAGTCTATTCCAGAAGTCACTGAAAAACACTGGGATAAGAAAGAAGAACTCAAGCGTCAGAAAACCCTTTTGGAGGAAAGTCGGAAGAGGTTGGAAGGAATGAAGAAACAGGGCTGGAACAAGCAGGGTTTGAGGGAGAGCTTGGTGGAGATGCAGAAGAGACTCTCGAAACAGGTGGATCAGCTGGGCAAGCGGGAAGACTGGAAGAGGAAACACCAAGAGCACAAAGGAGAAAAGAAGGAATGgggcagaaagaaagaacacGACAGTCGCTGGAAGAAGGACGAGGCGGAAAGGGGAAAAGAGTGGAAGCATGGTAAAGACAAACAGAAAGACCATCTCAAGAAGTACAAAGAAGAGTGGGACCACAAGAGGGATGAGAGAaggcaagagagagaaaggagacaGAAGGAAAGACCTTGGGAGAACAAACCTTCAaagcatcatcatcaccaccaccaccatcatcatcatcaccaccatgAGCAGGTAGACTTCTGGAAACACCAAGAAGAGAAGCTCAGGAGGAACCGACATCCCGTTGAAGGCTGCCATGGAGTATCCAACTGCGCCGATGCAGAGGGACTTGTTCCAGTAAAGCTTGCAGAGTTTCAGGAGCTTCTTGAGGTCTACCTGAACAAACTAGATGGTGTCCCGCAGGAAAGCAAGGAGTCTCTCAGCCGCCTCGCTGCACAGTTCTTCAGCGGCGGCGTTTTTGCCCACGACAGAATGCTCTTCAGCGAGTTCGCCGAGGATGTCGCGGATATCCTGGAAGATCTGGCAGATGGTTTAGAAGACAAGCGGCATGGAAACGATTCCCTCGAAGAAGAGATGGAGGAGTTTGAGAAAGAGGCTCTGCTACAGTTTGCAGCCCCTTTGGCATAA
- the pbxip1a gene encoding pre-B-cell leukemia transcription factor-interacting protein 1 isoform X2, translated as MGAVQSHKRAMSDNSTGSTGSSSNSWTLLSPEEAAADPTSPVDDGTESIGDAPSLSEEIAGSSLEMRSHDPETPMVETVLSEEGHQICQETSPDFFEEMAASGHTDVELDPEIHAPVIHDTITSSPPDSDLLGAVPFSIATESAFQFSEESVLDVPTEEDVADIFPGQHVPVQESPAPEPEPKITSTPQPFREMSFSPDVLVSPIPEISDSSAVPVLDIHADVHPAPETPPLAPPSETDTGIGSTIESLAPDSLYPETIGLVETDEEPTFEKEEIELPEKFPDVIREPESLGPELPAEDDGLRLRHVQPTILLKRSSDEEEEEEEEFNLPARKEEKRGFSLNQLIVGALVLLCVGSFFFSGSVVDLTDDDFDGTELSDQELLDKLAQENKQINILEAQIESQKGELDRALKMAADMQSTEKGALENENVKLKEQLSDLPGLKEELQTLRARVAELTKLTVQDDLPQQLPVSGPASTGESIPEVTEKHWDKKEELKRQKTLLEESRKRLEGMKKQGWNKQGLRESLVEMQKRLSKQVDQLGKREDWKRKHQEHKGEKKEWGRKKEHDSRWKKDEAERGKEWKHGKDKQKDHLKKYKEEWDHKRDERRQERERRQKERPWENKPSKHHHHHHHHHHHHHHEQVDFWKHQEEKLRRNRHPVEGCHGVSNCADAEGLVPVKLAEFQELLEVYLNKLDGVPQESKESLSRLAAQFFSGGVFAHDRMLFSEFAEDVADILEDLADGLEDKRHGNDSLEEEMEEFEKEALLQFAAPLA; from the exons GTGCTGTGCAGAGCCACAAGAGGGCCATGTCTGATAACAGCACCGGCAGCACTGGGTCATCCAGTAATAGCTGGACTTTGCTGTCTCCAGAG gAGGCTGCTGCGGACCCCACTTCACCAGTGGATGATGGGACGGAGAGTATTGGAGATGCACCCAGTCTTTCAGAGGAAATCGCAG GAAGCTCTTTGGAGATGAGGTCACATGACCCCGAAACGCCAATGGTGGAGACTGTTTTGTCAGAGGAGGGTCACCAG ATTTGCCAGGAAACATCTCCAGATTTCTTTGAGGAAATGGCAGCTTCTGGTCATACCGATGTTGAGCTTGATCCTGAGATCCACGCTCCTGTCATCCATGACACAATCACCAGTTCTCCGCCTGACAGTGACCTTCTGGGCGCTGTTCCCTTCAGCATCGCTACAGAATCAGCCTTTCAGTTTTCAGAGGAGTCGGTCCTTGACGTACCCACCGAAGAGGACGTTGCTGATATCTTCCCTGGCCAGCATGTTCCAGTCCAAGAGAGCCCCGCCCCTGAGCCAGAGCCCAAAATCACCTCCACTCCCCAACCATTCAGAGAAATGAGCTTTTCTCCAGATGTTCTTGTGAGCCCCATCCCTGAAATCAGTGATTCTTCTGCAGTCCCTGTGCTGGATATTCATGCTGATGTACATCCTGCTCCTGAAACTCCGCCTCTGGCCCCGCCCTCTGAGACAGACACAGGAATTGGTTCCACAATAGAAAGCCTTGCCCCCGACAGCCTTTACCCTGAAACAATTGGTTTGGTTGAAACTGATGAGGAGCCTACCTTTGAGAAAGAAGAGATAGAGCTACCAGAGAAATTCCCAGATGTTATCAGAGAGCCag AATCCCTTGGTCCTGAACTTCCAGCAGAAGACGACGGCCTGAGGCTCCGACACGTGCAACCTACCATATTGTTGAAGCGAAGCTCAgacgaggaggaagaggaagaggaggaattCAACCTGCCAGCGAGGAAAGAGGAGAAACGAGGTTTCTCTTTGAATCAGCTGATAGTGGGAGCTTTGGTCCTGCTCTGTGTCGGATCGTTCTTTTTCTCCg GTTCTGTGGTTGATCTGACTGATG ATGATTTTGATGGTACAGAATTAAGCGACCAG GAACTTCTTGATAAACTTGCTCAagagaataaacaaataaatatattagagGCTCAGATTGAG tcGCAGAAAGGAGAGTTGGACCGGGCTCTGAAAATGGCAGCAGATATGCAAAGCACTGAAAAGGGAGCGCTGGAAAATGAGAACGTTAAATTGAAAGAACAACTGTCTGATCTGCCTGGGTTAAAAGAAGAACTACAGACGCTGAGAGCGAGAGTTGCTGAGCTCACAAAGCTTACCG ttcaAGACGATCTACCACAACAGCTCCCCGTCTCTGGTCCAGCATCCACTGGCGAGTCTATTCCAGAAGTCACTGAAAAACACTGGGATAAGAAAGAAGAACTCAAGCGTCAGAAAACCCTTTTGGAGGAAAGTCGGAAGAGGTTGGAAGGAATGAAGAAACAGGGCTGGAACAAGCAGGGTTTGAGGGAGAGCTTGGTGGAGATGCAGAAGAGACTCTCGAAACAGGTGGATCAGCTGGGCAAGCGGGAAGACTGGAAGAGGAAACACCAAGAGCACAAAGGAGAAAAGAAGGAATGgggcagaaagaaagaacacGACAGTCGCTGGAAGAAGGACGAGGCGGAAAGGGGAAAAGAGTGGAAGCATGGTAAAGACAAACAGAAAGACCATCTCAAGAAGTACAAAGAAGAGTGGGACCACAAGAGGGATGAGAGAaggcaagagagagaaaggagacaGAAGGAAAGACCTTGGGAGAACAAACCTTCAaagcatcatcatcaccaccaccaccatcatcatcatcaccaccatgAGCAGGTAGACTTCTGGAAACACCAAGAAGAGAAGCTCAGGAGGAACCGACATCCCGTTGAAGGCTGCCATGGAGTATCCAACTGCGCCGATGCAGAGGGACTTGTTCCAGTAAAGCTTGCAGAGTTTCAGGAGCTTCTTGAGGTCTACCTGAACAAACTAGATGGTGTCCCGCAGGAAAGCAAGGAGTCTCTCAGCCGCCTCGCTGCACAGTTCTTCAGCGGCGGCGTTTTTGCCCACGACAGAATGCTCTTCAGCGAGTTCGCCGAGGATGTCGCGGATATCCTGGAAGATCTGGCAGATGGTTTAGAAGACAAGCGGCATGGAAACGATTCCCTCGAAGAAGAGATGGAGGAGTTTGAGAAAGAGGCTCTGCTACAGTTTGCAGCCCCTTTGGCATAA
- the pbxip1a gene encoding pre-B-cell leukemia transcription factor-interacting protein 1 isoform X1 gives MGAVQSHKRAMSDNSTGSTGSSSNSWTLLSPEEAAADPTSPVDDGTESIGDAPSLSEEIAGSSLEMRSHDPETPMVETVLSEEGHQVSASPPICQETSPDFFEEMAASGHTDVELDPEIHAPVIHDTITSSPPDSDLLGAVPFSIATESAFQFSEESVLDVPTEEDVADIFPGQHVPVQESPAPEPEPKITSTPQPFREMSFSPDVLVSPIPEISDSSAVPVLDIHADVHPAPETPPLAPPSETDTGIGSTIESLAPDSLYPETIGLVETDEEPTFEKEEIELPEKFPDVIREPESLGPELPAEDDGLRLRHVQPTILLKRSSDEEEEEEEEFNLPARKEEKRGFSLNQLIVGALVLLCVGSFFFSGSVVDLTDDDFDGTELSDQELLDKLAQENKQINILEAQIESQKGELDRALKMAADMQSTEKGALENENVKLKEQLSDLPGLKEELQTLRARVAELTKLTVQDDLPQQLPVSGPASTGESIPEVTEKHWDKKEELKRQKTLLEESRKRLEGMKKQGWNKQGLRESLVEMQKRLSKQVDQLGKREDWKRKHQEHKGEKKEWGRKKEHDSRWKKDEAERGKEWKHGKDKQKDHLKKYKEEWDHKRDERRQERERRQKERPWENKPSKHHHHHHHHHHHHHHEQVDFWKHQEEKLRRNRHPVEGCHGVSNCADAEGLVPVKLAEFQELLEVYLNKLDGVPQESKESLSRLAAQFFSGGVFAHDRMLFSEFAEDVADILEDLADGLEDKRHGNDSLEEEMEEFEKEALLQFAAPLA, from the exons GTGCTGTGCAGAGCCACAAGAGGGCCATGTCTGATAACAGCACCGGCAGCACTGGGTCATCCAGTAATAGCTGGACTTTGCTGTCTCCAGAG gAGGCTGCTGCGGACCCCACTTCACCAGTGGATGATGGGACGGAGAGTATTGGAGATGCACCCAGTCTTTCAGAGGAAATCGCAG GAAGCTCTTTGGAGATGAGGTCACATGACCCCGAAACGCCAATGGTGGAGACTGTTTTGTCAGAGGAGGGTCACCAGGTCAGTGCATCACCACCG ATTTGCCAGGAAACATCTCCAGATTTCTTTGAGGAAATGGCAGCTTCTGGTCATACCGATGTTGAGCTTGATCCTGAGATCCACGCTCCTGTCATCCATGACACAATCACCAGTTCTCCGCCTGACAGTGACCTTCTGGGCGCTGTTCCCTTCAGCATCGCTACAGAATCAGCCTTTCAGTTTTCAGAGGAGTCGGTCCTTGACGTACCCACCGAAGAGGACGTTGCTGATATCTTCCCTGGCCAGCATGTTCCAGTCCAAGAGAGCCCCGCCCCTGAGCCAGAGCCCAAAATCACCTCCACTCCCCAACCATTCAGAGAAATGAGCTTTTCTCCAGATGTTCTTGTGAGCCCCATCCCTGAAATCAGTGATTCTTCTGCAGTCCCTGTGCTGGATATTCATGCTGATGTACATCCTGCTCCTGAAACTCCGCCTCTGGCCCCGCCCTCTGAGACAGACACAGGAATTGGTTCCACAATAGAAAGCCTTGCCCCCGACAGCCTTTACCCTGAAACAATTGGTTTGGTTGAAACTGATGAGGAGCCTACCTTTGAGAAAGAAGAGATAGAGCTACCAGAGAAATTCCCAGATGTTATCAGAGAGCCag AATCCCTTGGTCCTGAACTTCCAGCAGAAGACGACGGCCTGAGGCTCCGACACGTGCAACCTACCATATTGTTGAAGCGAAGCTCAgacgaggaggaagaggaagaggaggaattCAACCTGCCAGCGAGGAAAGAGGAGAAACGAGGTTTCTCTTTGAATCAGCTGATAGTGGGAGCTTTGGTCCTGCTCTGTGTCGGATCGTTCTTTTTCTCCg GTTCTGTGGTTGATCTGACTGATG ATGATTTTGATGGTACAGAATTAAGCGACCAG GAACTTCTTGATAAACTTGCTCAagagaataaacaaataaatatattagagGCTCAGATTGAG tcGCAGAAAGGAGAGTTGGACCGGGCTCTGAAAATGGCAGCAGATATGCAAAGCACTGAAAAGGGAGCGCTGGAAAATGAGAACGTTAAATTGAAAGAACAACTGTCTGATCTGCCTGGGTTAAAAGAAGAACTACAGACGCTGAGAGCGAGAGTTGCTGAGCTCACAAAGCTTACCG ttcaAGACGATCTACCACAACAGCTCCCCGTCTCTGGTCCAGCATCCACTGGCGAGTCTATTCCAGAAGTCACTGAAAAACACTGGGATAAGAAAGAAGAACTCAAGCGTCAGAAAACCCTTTTGGAGGAAAGTCGGAAGAGGTTGGAAGGAATGAAGAAACAGGGCTGGAACAAGCAGGGTTTGAGGGAGAGCTTGGTGGAGATGCAGAAGAGACTCTCGAAACAGGTGGATCAGCTGGGCAAGCGGGAAGACTGGAAGAGGAAACACCAAGAGCACAAAGGAGAAAAGAAGGAATGgggcagaaagaaagaacacGACAGTCGCTGGAAGAAGGACGAGGCGGAAAGGGGAAAAGAGTGGAAGCATGGTAAAGACAAACAGAAAGACCATCTCAAGAAGTACAAAGAAGAGTGGGACCACAAGAGGGATGAGAGAaggcaagagagagaaaggagacaGAAGGAAAGACCTTGGGAGAACAAACCTTCAaagcatcatcatcaccaccaccaccatcatcatcatcaccaccatgAGCAGGTAGACTTCTGGAAACACCAAGAAGAGAAGCTCAGGAGGAACCGACATCCCGTTGAAGGCTGCCATGGAGTATCCAACTGCGCCGATGCAGAGGGACTTGTTCCAGTAAAGCTTGCAGAGTTTCAGGAGCTTCTTGAGGTCTACCTGAACAAACTAGATGGTGTCCCGCAGGAAAGCAAGGAGTCTCTCAGCCGCCTCGCTGCACAGTTCTTCAGCGGCGGCGTTTTTGCCCACGACAGAATGCTCTTCAGCGAGTTCGCCGAGGATGTCGCGGATATCCTGGAAGATCTGGCAGATGGTTTAGAAGACAAGCGGCATGGAAACGATTCCCTCGAAGAAGAGATGGAGGAGTTTGAGAAAGAGGCTCTGCTACAGTTTGCAGCCCCTTTGGCATAA